From the Montipora capricornis isolate CH-2021 chromosome 2, ASM3666992v2, whole genome shotgun sequence genome, one window contains:
- the LOC138038888 gene encoding trichohyalin-like: protein MVTSEMPLEDQGQSWEMEVIGTIPMDNSGELESLRQKMQVLEKEKKSINDMYLKSVTEFETSKTKIIQEYEVKIGQLKIERDNWQKKYNDTQREVQRLKQNIATMEVENLRMIEDVKRELANKCKMEKSELKASFSSEKDEMQDNFEEQLLILRSENEGLLKMYQKSTKDYETKIVEITQDYEVKLGQLKIYKEKLQKKVSNFTSQIATWREKYVALESESEEKLASLRIELTEMFQAEKGEMEVTYSKEKETMSLAHKKELEYYELKISSVSQQCEEKITELRNQKNQFEANYNSSMEAIAELKKKCKDTEENCKIQLKECQDKLKAECTQKENALESELDSEKQAIVSKYKKMIQQGEVRIQDIQAQNKLLIKKLETETKQLSEKYSAEIEFWKGKLAPLEIKYKEDLKELERNLLQKCEKEKDEREINFMAEKAELMESHNYAIHAYEAKITSIQQEYEVRNAQMEKEMERLQEANKSNLEKLQQESLLLKQNHEKQLKEVKDEMTEKWSKEKNEIEEVLTKQKTALIETHKTVVLEYEEKITVLQTEMEAQEEMTEREIKGLKDAHQKALRAQRKEMTELEKQHNLKAKELKEEMIATFQKEKADLETGFQKQTEDLRASSTNTIKTYEEQISGIKEKYENKCVALEGTMESNEEKYKEKIQVLREEMSSAIDKYEQLLKETKKQLRQKYDKEKEEMESEFTQEKDKLNSTHDQVVRDFEKRISDLQEEMKTKLEKLQEERKTMDERSSKKEEELIEMCKTLDETYKAKIADIKTSMKEKCDKEKSDIETNFDHEKEQLLDRQSEIVKKYEMKITGMLQESDKRNTHFAAEKEKQEAQKKKLQAQLDKLRKETLKLREQYDENMRSTKQEMTEKFQKENCEMEKELKTEMDNMKTQHHKKLQQLRTERDDIIAKLEQITQNFETKIKEMQQQNEIKIIEITTEKQRLSEKCKDLERKTSQDAASYRAETDVLKEKIHKQEKWLQENRTKRDEDIRKLNEVNVKLKEDLDEKVTQVESGIKELDRVRSNLKDTRVESESKIAMVKEKINELEKERKRLIDRTEHLEMTKKELAASYEERIRREKKEIERNCSTQVSKLQEALNKELQEKGKLRVQALELSNELKMSKTNFANFEEETAKDLKDLRKKHEIEMCDQRKGYEKEIGGLKKILEEQNATIEALEKEKMDLAENVGEMTISMTALQDKASKERAQWEKDITERQNEKESLQGQKEKLIRESEKLRLKLEDVKKNLKESGEEHVASLKTMNLRMKEYESKLKLHLDLEVSNREMQNEILRLRGQIDGLQTKELKFQQENADINRMATELENANNNFVRVIESLNKKLSDLEVTWNKEREKCKENSELEKKKHSSEKDKWKEEVHRLEKVISLLESEIQRLKNCIDSVGEERKSVEGRLSVERQTFMEKYESEKKRAGTLQAELQQKTSTLQEKSKEWKQQADEMVNKHIEEQDILKKEAKTLKEDYERQIKELKEEAAMGREECERKLIQLELTYKNEITTVRYERESHFREVTSKEIEKMRKELENEKGDFQQTLLAEKKQMIDEYNLRIKEENGKLDKIEGKYRAEVDSLTKTKYELQNKLFDLEREMERAKEQMTYSFAEERRKLECEFETQIREMKEKHRVDLINRCEKDMQNMEAKIKTDRQEFEQQIQLEYKAAMTAKVSSKEKQLQQSLFILEQEFNTKKDKFMDTERSLKMENELLMRDKSTLLEQSKKDKEELSKKMEHEKELIQVTVDALSREMSKMREDKNFLVDSFSREKKEVERKHDTEMTELRERLERHKQELVTRLREENNQSIEAIQRSKEATITALKDKLAKSEKKVNEMEGNFKREKGKLEHQFEHEKMELEQRNQKVIQEVKIILEQEFSKRSQEETKIRENTMSSLRSEIAELRGSKSRLEKALSEQRMLAFQLQRDINLLKGGTLVSTPRNADLSFLERELQELKRQNEKLKMAKKEAQFFNNELLKWDSGKKCHVLKAAQELKYMASPEKSFEIQDHVTNVGYEELRHFDEPMFEGVRPSPRRDKQRSISSSVYSNDDAPSQSFEQRVTTPKSSDSQLEKELEQLGETLDSLEHRKNDLIQETVNHADQSRTYPTSNQLTSTFRPYGVSRNERQSSLDSPKPKTSLQNNHSFVLRSFKY from the exons ATGGTTACCAGTGAAATGCCACTCGAAGACCAAGGTCAGAGCTGGGAGATGGAAGTAATTGGGACAATTCCAATGGATAACAGTGGAGAGCTAGAATCCTTGAGGCAGAAGATGCAGGTTTTagaaaaggagaagaagagCATAAATGACATGTATCTCAAATCTGTTACTGAGTTCGAAacgtcaaaaacaaaaataattcaagAATACGAAGTCAAGATCGGGCAATTGAAAATAGAGCGAGATAACTGGCAGAAGAAATATAATGACACCCAGAGAGAAGTGCAAAGACTTAAACAAAACATTGCCACGATGGAGGTCGAGAATCTTCGAATGATTGAAGACGTAAAGAGAGAGTTGGCTAACAAATGTAAGATGGAGAAAAGTGAGCTGAAAGCAAGCTTCTCTAGTGAAAAAGACGAAATGCAAGATAACTTTGAGGAGCAATTGCTCATACTGCGTTCTGAAAACGAGGGGCTCTTGAAGATGTACCAGAAGAGTACCAAAGACTATGAGACCAAGATAGTCGAAATTACTCAAGATTATGAAGTTAAACTTGGCCAACTTAAAATCTATAAGGaaaaacttcaaaagaaagTTTCCAACTTCACTTCACAAATAGCTACATGGCGCGAGAAATATGTTGCCCTCGAAAGCGAGTCTGAAGAAAAACTAGCCAGCCTTAGAATCGAATTAACAGAGATGTTTCAGGCGGAGAAGGGAGAGATGGAAGTTACGTACTCCAAAGAGAAAGAAACAATGTCACTAGCACATAAAAAAGAGTTAGAATATTACGAGCTGAAAATCTCATCAGTTTCCCAACAGTGcgaagaaaaaataacagaattaAGAAATCAGAAAAATCAGTTTGAGGCCAATTATAACAGTTCTATGGAAGCAATAGCAGAGTTGAAGAAAAAATGCAAAGACACTGAGGAAAACTGTAAAATTCAGTTGAAGGAGTGTCAGGATAAACTGAAAGCGGAGTGCACTCAGAAGGAGAACGCTTTAGAAAGTGAGCTTGATTCTGAGAAACAAGCGATAGTTTCCAAATATAAGAAAATGATCCAGCAAGGCGAAGTGCGAATCCAAGATATCCAAGCGCAAAACAAACTATTAATCAAGAAGCTGGAAACGGAGACAAAACAGTTGAGTGAGAAATACTCTGCAGAAATCGAGTTTTGGAAGGGAAAACTTGCTCCCCTTGAAATAAAGTATAAGGAAGATTTGAAGGAATTGGAGAGAAACCTACTCCAGAAGTGCGAAAAAGAAAAGGACGAACGAGAAATTAATTTCATGGctgagaaagcagaacttatgGAAAGTCATAATTACGCAATTCACGCGTATGAAGCTAAGATAACAAGCATTCAACAAGAATATGAAGTAAGAAATGCTCAAATGGAGAAGGAAATGGAAAGGCTCCAGGAGGCCAACAAATCAAACTTAGAAAAACTGCAACAAGAAAGTTTGTTGCTGAAGCAAAACCATGAAAAGCAACTGAAGGAAGTCAAAGACGAGATGACAGAAAAAtggagcaaagaaaaaaatgaaattgaagaGGTGCTTACTAAACAGAAGACGGCTTTGATCGAAACACACAAAACTGTTGTACTAGAGTATGAAGAAAAGATAACTGTCCTGCAGACTGAAATGGAAGCACAAGAAGAAATGACGGAGAGAGAAATTAAAGGTTTGAAAGACGCGCACCAGAAAGCCTTAAGGgcacaaagaaaagaaatgactGAGTTGGAAAAACAGCATAACCTGAAAGCCAAGGAGCTAAAAGAAGAAATGATCGCGACCTTTCAAAAGGAAAAGGCAGATTTGGAGACAGGCTTTCAGAAGCAGACGGAAGACCTGAGAGCTTCTTCTACAAACACAATAAAAACATATGAGGAGCAAATATCTGGTATAAAAGAGAAGTACGAGAATAAATGCGTAGCTTTAGAAGGAACTATGGAGAGCAACGAGgaaaagtacaaagaaaagaTACAAGTCTTAAGGGAAGAAATGTCAAGTGCAATCGATAAGTATGAACAGCTTCTGAAAGAAACGAAGAAGCAACTTCGACAAAAATAtgacaaagaaaaggaagaaatggAAAGCGAATTCACCCAGGAGAAGGACAAGTTAAATAGCACACACGACCAAGTAGTCAGGGATTTTGAGAAGAGGATTTCTGATTTACAAGAAGAGATGAAAACAAAGCTGGAGAAATTGCAGGAAGAGAGAAAAACCATGGACGAAAGGAGTAGCAAAAAGGAAGAAGAATTGATTGAGATGTGCAAAACCTTGGACGAAACATACAAGGCAAAAATAGCAGATATTAAGACGTCTATGAAGGAGAAATGTGATAAGGAAAAGAGCGACATTGAAACAAACTTCGACCATGAGAAAGAACAGTTATTGGACAGGCAGAGTGAAATTGTAAAGAAGTACGAAATGAAAATTACAGGAATGCTTCAAGAGTCTGACAAGAGAAATACTCATTTCGCTGCggagaaagaaaaacaagaagcaCAGAAGAAAAAACTACAAGCACAGCTCGACAAACTAAGGAAGGAGACGCTGAAATTAAGGGAACAATACGATGAAAATATGAGAAGCACTAAACAGGAAATGACGGAGAAGTTCCAAAAAGAGAACTGTGAAATGGAAAAGGAACTTAAAACGGAAATGGATAACATGAAGACACAGCATCACAAAAAGCTTCAGCAACTGAGGACAGAAAGAGATGATATCATCGCGAAACTTGAACAAATAACCCAAAATTTTGAGACCAAGATAAAAGAGATGCAGcaacaaaatgaaattaagaTTATCGAGATTACCACAGAAAAGCAAAGGCTTTCAGAAAAATGCAAAGACCTGGAAAGGAAGACCAGCCAGGATGCAGCTAGTTATAGAGCTGAAACCGATGTTCTTAAAGAGAAAATTCATAAACAAGAGAAATGGCTACAAGAAAACAGAACGAAAAGAGACGAAGATATTCGTAAGCTTAATGAGGTCAATGTAAAGTTAAAAGAGGACCTTGACGAGAAGGTGACACAAGTGGAATCTGGAATCAAAGAGCTTGATCGGGTGAGATCTAATCTGAAAGATACTCGAGTTGAATCGGAATCAAAAATAGCGATGGTGAAGGAGAAAATCAATGaattggaaaaggaaagaaagcgtTTGATTGATCGCACGGAACACCTTGAAATGACCAAAAAAGAGCTCGCAGCTAGTTACGAAGAACGAATACgcagagaaaagaaagaaatagaaagGAATTGCTCGACTCAGGTATCGAAACTTCAAGAGGCTTTAAATAAGGAGTTACAAGAAAAAGGCAAACTGCGAGTTCAAGCTCTGGAGCTTTCGAATGAACTGAAAATGTCGAaaacaaattttgcaaattttgaggAGGAAACTGCAAAGGATCTGAAAGATCTAAGGAAAAAACATGAGATAGAGATGTGCGACCAGAGGAAAGGATACGAAAAGGAAATAGGTGGTTTGAAAAAGATACTAGAGGAGCAAAACGCAACTATTGAAGccttggaaaaagaaaaaatggaccTTGCTGAAAATGTCGGTGAAATGACGATATCCATGACTGCACTGCAAGATAAAGCCAGCAAAGAAAGAGCTCAGTGGGAGAAAGACATCACAGAAAGGCAAAATGAGAAGGAATCACTTCAAGGGCAAAAAGAAAAGCTTATTAGAGAATCAGAAAAACTACGCTTGAAATTGGAAGAcgttaaaaaaaatctgaaagaaaGTGGGGAAGAACATGTAGCTTCCCTAAAAACGATGAACTTAAGAATGAAGGAGTACGAGTCGAAGTTAAAGCTTCACTTGGATCTGGAGGTATCCAACCGTGAGATGCAAAACGAAATTTTGCGTTTACGAGGTCAAATAGATGGTCTGCAGACAAAGGAATTAAAATTTCAACAGGAAAACGCTGACATAAACCGGATGGCTACAGAATTAGAAAACGCCAACAATAACTTTGTACGCGTAATagaatcactcaacaaaaagcTATCAGATTTGGAGGTTACATGGaacaaggaaagagaaaaatgcaAGGAGAATAGtgaattagaaaagaaaaagcaCAGCAGTGAGAAGGACAAGTGGAAAGAAGAAGTCCACCGGTTAGAAAAAGTGATAAGTTTGCTAGAAAGCGAAATTCAGCGTTTGAAAAATTGCATTGATTCGGTTGGAGAAGAAAGGAAGAGTGTTGAGGGTCGCCTTAGCGTTGAACGTCAAACCTTCATGGAGAAATACGAGAGTGAGAAGAAAAGGGCGGGTACCTTACAAGCAGAGCTTCAGCAGAAGACTTCTACTTTACAGGAGAAAAGTAAAGAATGGAAACAACAAGCAGACGAAATGGTCAACAAGCACATAGAGGAGCAAGATATCCTCAAAAAAGAAGCCAAAACTCTAAAGGAAGACTATGAAAGACAAATAAAGGAGCTAAAAGAGGAGGCAGCAATGGGAAGGGAGGAGTGTGAAAGAAAGCTAATCCAACTAGAGCTAACCTACAAAAACGAGATTACTACAGTGCGATACGAACGCGAGAGCCACTTTAGAGAGGTGACCAGCAAGGAGATAGAAAAGATGAGGAAGGAATTGGAAAACGAAAAGGGTGACTTTCAACAGACGCTCCTTGCAGAGAAGAAACAAATGATTGATGAATACAACTTGAGAATCAAAGAAGAAAACGGCAAGCTCGATAAAATTGAAGGGAAGTATAGGGCTGAGGTCGATTCCTTAACCAAGACCAAGTATGAACTACAAAACAAACTGTTTGACTTGGAGAGGGAAATGGAGCGAGCAAAAGAACAAATGACTTACAGCTTTGCTGAAGAGCGTAGAAAACTAGAGTGTGAATTCGAGACGCAGATTAGGGAAATGAAGGAAAAACACAGGGTAGACCTCATCAACCGTTGCGAAAAGGATATGCAGAACATGGAAGCAAAAATCAAAACTGACAGACAGGAATTTGAACAGCAAATCCAACTTGAATACAAGGCCGCCATGACAGCTAAAGTATCGTCAAAGGAAAAGCAGTTGCAACAATCCCTGTTCATATTGGAGCAAGAATTCAACACTAAAAAGGATAAGTTTATGGACACGGAAAGATCATTAAAGATGGAGAATGAACTATTAATGCGCGACAAAAGTACACTTCTTGAACAAAGCAAAAAAGACAAGGAGGAGCTATCCAAGAAAATGGAACATGAAAAGGAATTGATTCAGGTTACGGTGGATGCTTTGAGCCGGGAAATGTCGAAAATGAGAGAGGATAAGAATTTTCTCGTCGATTCTTTTTCGAGGGAGAAAAAAGAAGTGGAAAGAAAACACGACACCGAAATGACAGAGCTAAGAGAAAGACTAGAAAGACACAAGCAAGAATTGGTGACGAGACTTCGTGAAGAAAACAACCAGTCTATTGAAGCTATTCAAAGATCAAAGGAAGCGACTATCACTGCCTTAAAAGATAAACTTGctaaatcagaaaaaaaagtaaacgaaaTGGAAGGAAACTTTAAAAGAGAGAAAGGCAAGTTGGAGCATCAGTTTGAGCACGAGAAAATGGAATTAGAGCAGAGAAACCAAAAGGTCATCCAAGAGGTAAAGATCATTTTAGAACAAGAATTCTCCAAGAGATCTCAAGAAGAGACGAAAATCCGCGAGAATACCATGTCAAGTTTACGAAGCGAAATCGCAGAGCTTCGGGGAAGCAAGTCGAGGCTTGAGAAAGCGTTGTCTGAACAGCGTATGCTTGCCTTCCAGCTTCAAAGAGACATTAACCTCCTAAAGGGTGGGACGCTAGTGTCAACTCCCAGGAATGCCGATCTAAGCTTCTTGGAGCGCGAACTTCAAGAACTAAAGCGCCAAAACGAAAAACTGAAAATGGCTAAAAAGGAGGCCCAATTTTTCAACAACGAGTTGCTCAAGTGGGACAGCGGGAAGAAATGTCATGTTTTGAAAGCTGCTCAAGAACTGAAGTACATGGCGTCACCAGAAAAATCATTCGAAATACAG gACCATGTGACTAACGTGGGATACGAAGAACTAAGACATTTTGATGAACCAATGTTTGAAGGTGTACGACCAAGTCCCAGGAGGGATAAGCAG CGTTCTATTTCGAGTTCGGTTTACTCCAACGACGATGCACCAAGTCAATCCTTTGAGCAAAGGGTGACCACTCCCAAGTCAAGTGACAGCCAGCTGGAAAAAGAACTGGAGCAATTGGGAGAAACGCTGGATTCCCTAGAGCACAGAAAAAACGATCTTATACAGGAG ACTGTTAACCATGCAGATCAGTCAAGAACATATCCAACAAGTAATCAACTCACAAGCACCTTCCGACCGTACGGTGTTAGcagaaatgaaagacaaagtagTCTGGATTCACCCAAGCCGAAAACCAGTTTGCAAAACAACCATTCGTTTGTCCTCAGGTCGTTTAAGTATTAA